A window of Sporanaerobacter acetigenes DSM 13106 contains these coding sequences:
- a CDS encoding putative holin-like toxin — protein MNTYEAISLMIMFSMLVISLISLIINILRDNKGKK, from the coding sequence ATGAATACATATGAAGCTATATCATTAATGATTATGTTTTCTATGTTGGTAATATCGCTAATCTCCTTAATTATCAATATTTTGAGAGATAATAAAGGGAAAAAATAA
- a CDS encoding DUF2786 domain-containing protein codes for MNENIILRIKKLLALSESSNEHEAKVAMLKAQELLVKHKLSIKEIKEYKEINVIEEKTDITFRQARWKGRLASLITENFGCCHYYKTRYNHTIVFIGKDEDVEVCKIVLEYAIDSIESAVNRLRYQYRKEGYSTKGLENDYALGFIEGLDTAFERQNEENQEWGLVLKKDKEVVDYYNNINFTGTVYTNTNFQGFNEVYFKGVEDGENFSISDKIAGGEDEYSELKEIFSG; via the coding sequence ATGAATGAAAATATAATTTTAAGGATAAAGAAGCTGCTGGCGTTAAGTGAAAGCTCAAATGAACATGAGGCAAAGGTAGCTATGCTAAAAGCTCAAGAATTACTTGTAAAACATAAATTATCTATTAAAGAAATAAAAGAATACAAAGAGATAAACGTGATAGAAGAAAAGACAGATATAACATTTAGACAAGCTAGGTGGAAGGGAAGATTAGCAAGTCTTATAACTGAGAATTTTGGTTGTTGTCACTATTATAAGACTAGATATAACCATACTATAGTATTTATAGGGAAGGATGAAGACGTAGAAGTATGCAAGATAGTGCTTGAATATGCAATAGATTCTATAGAGAGTGCTGTAAATAGATTGAGGTATCAATATAGAAAGGAAGGTTATTCTACTAAAGGTTTAGAAAATGATTATGCTTTAGGATTTATAGAGGGATTAGATACTGCTTTTGAAAGACAAAATGAAGAAAATCAGGAATGGGGGTTAGTATTAAAAAAAGATAAAGAAGTAGTAGATTATTATAATAATATAAACTTTACAGGAACTGTTTATACTAATACTAATTTTCAAGGATTCAATGAAGTATATTTTAAAGGTGTAGAAGATGGTGAAAATTTTAGCATATCAGATAAAATTGCAGGAGGAGAAGATGAATATTCGGAGTTAAAGGAAATATTTAGCGGTTAA
- a CDS encoding relaxase/mobilization nuclease domain-containing protein: protein MALIKFINGKNRKMAGLARAIDYVVDENKTEKFFFEGIDEKDIPKNQTDNEMLFVEKLLGDESNKGDRAIKYITKNSKTNSNLISGVNCRPSSAFDEMMVVKNMYNKTDGRQFIHFVQSFHPKENITPELAHKIGLELLEDERFKDFQIVVATHIDKEHIHNHFIINTVNIETGRKWQQSNIELEQLKGYSNKLCYEHGLKYSFVDTGSDKFINRESYSSGEYRAKKEGRSWKHELWLTINECMKISTSKEEFIKIMNALGYQIRWEDSRKDITFTLQNGRKCNNDKLYPPEKYTKEAFIRRFELNRQYEANVENRDLQKIISDISRNIKDDSNKEKSWKTEAFYIINECKNISTSKEEFIKNLNALGYQVRWEDNEEDVEFILPDGRECNSDKFYPPRIFSKESLTKSFKLNREFRQKSKEFKTERKARNLQNLILETMKMLSDNPNEGDKNYPLTYLEGQALKEKMIEKAKGEGLDWEKER, encoded by the coding sequence ATGGCATTAATTAAATTCATAAATGGAAAGAATAGAAAAATGGCAGGATTGGCAAGGGCTATAGACTATGTTGTAGATGAAAATAAAACAGAAAAATTCTTCTTTGAAGGTATAGATGAAAAAGATATTCCTAAAAATCAAACAGACAATGAAATGCTGTTTGTTGAAAAATTACTAGGAGATGAATCAAACAAAGGAGATAGAGCTATTAAATATATTACAAAAAATAGTAAAACTAATTCTAACTTAATATCAGGTGTGAATTGCAGACCATCATCTGCTTTTGATGAAATGATGGTAGTAAAAAATATGTATAATAAAACTGATGGAAGACAATTCATACATTTTGTTCAATCTTTTCACCCGAAAGAAAATATAACACCAGAACTAGCTCACAAGATTGGATTAGAATTACTAGAAGATGAAAGATTTAAAGATTTTCAAATAGTGGTAGCCACTCACATAGACAAGGAACATATTCATAATCATTTCATAATAAATACAGTAAATATAGAAACAGGAAGAAAATGGCAACAAAGCAATATAGAACTAGAACAATTAAAAGGATATTCAAATAAACTTTGTTATGAACATGGGTTAAAATATAGTTTTGTAGACACTGGGTCTGATAAATTTATAAATAGAGAAAGTTATTCTTCAGGTGAATACAGGGCGAAAAAGGAAGGTAGGTCATGGAAACATGAACTTTGGCTAACCATAAATGAATGTATGAAGATTTCTACTAGCAAAGAGGAATTTATAAAAATAATGAATGCTTTAGGATATCAAATTAGATGGGAAGATAGCCGGAAAGATATTACTTTTACACTGCAGAATGGCAGAAAGTGCAACAATGATAAATTGTATCCACCTGAAAAATATACAAAAGAAGCATTTATTAGACGTTTTGAGCTAAATAGACAGTATGAAGCTAATGTAGAAAATAGAGATTTGCAAAAAATAATTTCAGATATTTCAAGAAACATAAAAGATGATTCTAATAAAGAAAAATCATGGAAAACAGAAGCTTTTTATATAATAAATGAGTGTAAAAATATTTCTACATCCAAGGAAGAATTTATAAAAAACTTAAATGCTTTAGGTTATCAAGTTAGATGGGAAGATAATGAAGAAGATGTAGAATTTATACTTCCTGATGGACGAGAATGTAATAGCGATAAGTTTTATCCACCTAGAATTTTTTCAAAAGAATCTTTAACTAAAAGTTTTAAGCTAAATAGAGAATTTCGACAAAAAAGCAAAGAATTCAAGACAGAAAGAAAAGCTAGAAATTTACAAAATCTAATTCTAGAAACTATGAAAATGCTATCAGATAATCCAAATGAAGGAGACAAAAATTATCCTTTAACTTACCTTGAAGGACAAGCACTAAAAGAAAAAATGATAGAAAAAGCAAAAGGTGAAGGATTAGATTGGGAAAAAGAGAGATAG
- a CDS encoding plasmid mobilization protein, which translates to MENRTEKITFRVTPSELKIIENKAKESNIKVSEYVRQSSLGKDIIVIRDLEELVKEVNAIGRNLNQLAILCHQGKITCLKLDYVENKLDKVWQSLNLLVIKTKRKRN; encoded by the coding sequence ATGGAGAACAGAACTGAGAAGATAACTTTTAGAGTAACTCCAAGTGAATTAAAAATCATAGAAAATAAAGCAAAAGAATCTAATATAAAAGTAAGTGAGTATGTAAGGCAATCTTCTTTGGGTAAAGATATTATAGTAATAAGAGATCTTGAAGAACTAGTCAAAGAGGTAAATGCAATAGGACGAAATTTGAATCAACTAGCTATCTTATGTCATCAAGGTAAAATAACTTGTCTGAAATTAGATTATGTAGAAAATAAGCTTGATAAGGTATGGCAGTCGTTAAATCTATTAGTAATAAAGACAAAAAGGAAAAGGAACTAA
- a CDS encoding JAB domain-containing protein, with the protein MAKIIDYKEDFLKELGLITGIDESKIKEYAKYNNPLNILERPMVIELNEEQLEKVIALNKFVGNYNLVKKFGVDEAISITSSTTAGEYFINLLGSKKDKEVFMATFLDVKNQIIESKILTEGTIDQSPIYPREILKQALGCDCSAIIFAHNHPSGVTKASREDNRITQKLVNIFKPLGIKVLDHIIVGNRNYYSMAEHGTIPEITGIANYDEIRLDSIGKENKYEEEFELEI; encoded by the coding sequence ATGGCTAAAATAATAGATTATAAAGAGGATTTTCTAAAAGAGTTAGGATTGATAACAGGAATAGATGAATCCAAAATTAAAGAATATGCAAAATATAATAACCCTTTAAATATATTAGAGAGACCTATGGTCATAGAACTTAATGAAGAACAATTAGAAAAAGTAATAGCCTTAAACAAGTTTGTAGGCAACTACAATCTTGTTAAGAAGTTTGGAGTTGATGAAGCCATTTCTATAACAAGTTCAACAACAGCGGGAGAATATTTCATTAACCTTCTAGGAAGTAAAAAAGACAAAGAGGTTTTTATGGCAACTTTTTTAGATGTAAAAAATCAAATTATAGAGAGCAAGATATTAACAGAAGGAACTATAGATCAATCACCAATATATCCAAGAGAAATTTTAAAACAAGCACTAGGGTGCGATTGCAGCGCAATTATATTTGCTCACAATCATCCATCAGGAGTGACGAAGGCTTCTAGAGAAGATAATAGGATAACTCAAAAATTAGTTAATATATTTAAGCCTTTAGGTATTAAAGTTTTAGATCATATAATAGTCGGAAACAGAAACTATTATTCAATGGCTGAACACGGAACCATACCAGAGATAACAGGGATAGCCAATTATGATGAGATAAGACTAGATAGTATAGGTAAGGAGAATAAGTATGAGGAAGAGTTTGAATTGGAAATATGA
- a CDS encoding DUF3991 domain-containing protein: MVYTKCRFTEEQIEKANNTNIMDYVINQGLDFKKVGMNSYHIKGYGGLYVNPSENKWNCFSQGKGGGPIQFIMFMEDKTWVEAVKQLLDISPESVHKSIFKDNQMEEDKGKFILPQKNDTYKHIFAYLIQTRKIDKDIVYELIKEKKLYEDKNRNCVFVGYDNEGNPKYANKRSTNTSIAYKGEVLNSNKAFPFLFGKGDNEVFVFESPIDAMSHATIYKKKGIDWHKQYRLSLGGLSEKGLDNFLKQNNDVNSIVLCLDNDEAGCNAKEKFLNKYKGKYNVGVYKIVNKDINQELKSMLDNISYSESIEDGLEEELEI, translated from the coding sequence ATGGTATACACAAAATGCCGTTTTACAGAAGAGCAAATAGAAAAAGCAAATAATACAAATATTATGGATTATGTTATAAATCAAGGATTAGATTTTAAAAAAGTAGGTATGAATTCATACCATATTAAAGGTTATGGCGGTTTATATGTAAATCCAAGCGAAAATAAATGGAATTGCTTTTCACAAGGCAAAGGTGGAGGACCTATTCAATTTATAATGTTCATGGAAGATAAAACTTGGGTAGAAGCAGTTAAACAGTTGCTAGACATATCTCCAGAAAGTGTTCATAAGTCAATTTTTAAAGATAATCAGATGGAAGAAGATAAAGGAAAATTTATTCTACCTCAAAAGAATGACACATATAAGCACATATTTGCATATTTAATTCAAACAAGGAAAATAGATAAGGATATAGTATATGAATTGATTAAAGAAAAGAAGCTATATGAGGACAAAAATAGAAATTGTGTTTTTGTAGGATATGACAATGAAGGGAATCCTAAATATGCAAATAAACGCAGTACGAATACATCCATAGCTTACAAAGGAGAGGTTTTAAATTCTAACAAAGCCTTTCCTTTTTTATTTGGCAAAGGAGACAATGAGGTATTTGTATTTGAAAGTCCAATAGATGCAATGAGTCATGCAACAATATATAAAAAGAAAGGGATAGATTGGCATAAACAATATAGGTTATCTTTGGGAGGACTATCAGAAAAAGGATTAGACAATTTTTTAAAGCAAAACAATGATGTAAATAGTATTGTACTTTGTCTGGATAATGATGAAGCAGGTTGCAATGCAAAAGAAAAATTTCTAAATAAATATAAAGGAAAATATAATGTTGGAGTTTATAAAATTGTAAATAAAGATATTAATCAAGAGTTAAAGTCTATGCTAGATAACATTTCATATTCTGAATCAATAGAAGATGGCTTGGAAGAAGAGTTAGAAATATAA
- a CDS encoding Fic family protein — protein sequence MFEKIDELLKKLNEYRPLTEGEIKRLRDEFLVDFTYNSNAIEGNTLTLQETALVLQEGITIDKKPLKEHLEVIGHKEAFFYIEELVKEKVLLSENVIKDIHSIVLMDRPQDRGRYRRIPVTILGTVHEPPQPYLVPVLMEQLINEYNEEMKGKHIIERIALLHLKFESIHPFIDGNGRTGRLILNFELMKEGYPPINIKFKDRRRYYDCFKDYHLNNGDSYMLTEMIKEYVQEELERYISILRIADNYENKKLDQDNENELER from the coding sequence ATGTTTGAAAAAATTGATGAATTACTTAAAAAGCTTAATGAATATCGACCTCTTACAGAGGGAGAAATAAAACGACTTAGGGATGAGTTTTTAGTAGATTTTACTTATAACTCAAATGCAATAGAAGGCAATACTCTTACATTGCAAGAAACAGCACTTGTTTTACAGGAAGGAATTACTATAGATAAAAAACCATTGAAAGAACATTTAGAAGTAATAGGTCATAAAGAAGCATTTTTTTATATAGAAGAATTAGTAAAAGAAAAAGTACTTTTATCAGAAAATGTTATAAAAGACATTCATAGTATAGTTCTAATGGATAGACCTCAAGATAGAGGAAGATATAGACGTATACCAGTTACTATTTTAGGAACAGTACATGAACCTCCACAACCTTACTTAGTTCCAGTATTAATGGAACAATTAATTAATGAGTACAATGAGGAAATGAAAGGAAAACATATTATAGAAAGAATAGCGTTATTGCATTTGAAGTTTGAATCAATACATCCTTTTATAGATGGGAATGGTAGAACAGGAAGGCTTATTCTAAATTTTGAACTCATGAAAGAAGGATATCCACCTATTAATATTAAATTCAAAGATAGAAGAAGATACTATGATTGTTTTAAAGACTATCATTTAAATAATGGGGATTCTTATATGTTAACTGAAATGATTAAAGAATATGTACAAGAAGAATTAGAAAGATATATTTCTATTTTAAGGATAGCAGACAATTATGAAAATAAAAAATTAGATCAAGATAATGAAAATGAATTAGAACGGTGA
- a CDS encoding ParB/RepB/Spo0J family partition protein, translated as MTKKPSVVNLNDLFGIEENLKTDDVDNKGITQLKIIDLMPFKNHPFKLYEGNRLDDMVESIKEHGIIIPLIVRPLKDGKYEILSGHNRANAGRIAGLEKVPVVIKEDLTDEEAMLIVTETNLIQRSFWELSHSEKARILTERHNAMKEQDKRADLEKGFSEEKQRKIDLINEIEMMSNIDGYEENSNSGTMCPQGETRDKIAGAYDLSPRNVSNYLRIDMLIDELKIRLDNNEIPFRAGVALSFLKEEEQKQVEQILKEGYKMDLKKADTLKTFSKGRNFAYEKAYEVLSGKYFDKPKKAKSIKFTNKFKKSINKYFKESQNQSEIEETIEKALEMYFSQYRGLNDKINQEEIEI; from the coding sequence ATGACAAAAAAACCTAGTGTAGTTAACTTAAATGATTTATTTGGGATCGAGGAAAATCTAAAAACAGATGATGTTGATAATAAAGGCATAACACAATTAAAAATTATTGATTTAATGCCTTTTAAAAATCATCCCTTTAAACTTTATGAGGGTAATAGACTAGATGATATGGTTGAAAGTATAAAAGAACATGGGATAATAATACCGCTAATAGTTAGACCATTAAAAGATGGAAAATATGAAATACTTTCAGGTCATAATAGAGCAAATGCTGGAAGGATAGCAGGGCTAGAAAAAGTACCAGTAGTCATAAAAGAGGATCTAACTGATGAAGAAGCAATGTTAATAGTAACAGAAACTAATTTAATTCAGAGGTCATTTTGGGAATTAAGCCATTCAGAGAAAGCAAGAATATTAACAGAAAGACATAATGCAATGAAGGAACAGGATAAAAGAGCTGATTTGGAGAAAGGATTTTCTGAAGAAAAACAAAGAAAAATAGATTTAATAAATGAAATTGAAATGATGTCAAACATTGATGGTTATGAGGAAAACTCCAATTCAGGCACAATGTGCCCACAAGGTGAAACTAGGGATAAAATTGCAGGGGCTTATGATTTATCTCCAAGAAATGTATCTAATTATTTAAGAATTGACATGTTAATAGATGAATTAAAAATAAGACTAGATAATAATGAAATACCTTTTAGAGCAGGTGTAGCTTTATCTTTCCTAAAAGAAGAAGAACAAAAGCAAGTAGAACAAATACTAAAAGAAGGTTACAAGATGGACTTAAAGAAAGCAGATACCTTAAAAACCTTCTCCAAGGGTAGAAACTTTGCTTATGAAAAAGCTTATGAGGTATTGTCAGGGAAATATTTTGATAAACCAAAGAAAGCTAAAAGCATTAAATTTACAAACAAGTTTAAAAAAAGTATAAATAAATATTTCAAAGAAAGCCAAAACCAAAGTGAAATAGAAGAAACCATAGAAAAAGCTCTTGAAATGTACTTTTCACAATATAGGGGATTAAATGATAAAATTAATCAAGAAGAAATAGAAATATAA
- a CDS encoding ParA family protein — MKNKVTAIVNQKGGIGKTTTALNLGYALSEEGKKVLLIDFDPQASLTASVGINADNKTNIYTLMANSIEEKETGENYIVNIKNNLDIIPSTLDLAGIEMTLVNVMSRETILKSIIDEIKKDYDYVLIDCSPSLGTLTINALAACDSVIIPVTPEYLSAKGLGLLVKNINLIKKRINPNIVIDGILITMLNKRTNLSKEMVKAINESTRYIKNQYDLDIKVFENKIPISVKAGEAMLYKQSVIQYDPKNQVAGAYKEFAREWVI, encoded by the coding sequence ATGAAAAATAAAGTAACTGCAATTGTAAACCAAAAAGGTGGAATTGGCAAAACTACAACAGCATTAAACTTAGGATATGCTTTGTCAGAAGAAGGCAAGAAGGTGTTACTTATAGACTTTGATCCACAGGCAAGCTTAACAGCTAGTGTAGGTATAAATGCAGATAATAAAACTAATATATACACGTTAATGGCTAATTCAATAGAAGAAAAAGAAACGGGAGAGAACTATATTGTTAATATTAAAAACAACCTAGATATAATTCCATCTACTTTAGATTTAGCAGGAATAGAAATGACATTAGTAAATGTAATGAGCAGAGAAACAATACTAAAATCTATAATAGATGAAATAAAAAAAGATTATGATTATGTATTAATAGATTGTTCACCATCTTTAGGTACTCTTACAATAAATGCTTTAGCAGCATGTGATAGTGTAATCATTCCAGTAACCCCTGAGTACCTTTCAGCTAAAGGATTAGGATTATTAGTGAAGAATATAAATCTAATAAAGAAAAGAATAAATCCTAACATAGTAATAGATGGAATTCTAATTACAATGTTAAATAAAAGAACTAATCTATCAAAAGAAATGGTTAAGGCGATAAATGAGAGTACCAGATATATTAAAAATCAATATGATCTAGATATTAAAGTATTTGAAAATAAGATACCTATATCAGTTAAAGCTGGTGAAGCAATGTTATATAAACAATCAGTTATTCAGTATGATCCTAAAAATCAAGTAGCAGGAGCGTATAAGGAGTTTGCCAGAGAGTGGGTGATATAA
- a CDS encoding sigma factor — protein MNPFLIFSGYISSTNSFPNPLTKEEEEHYLDLYEQGDEEARNILIERNLRLVAHIVKKYTNTGKDLDDLISIGTIGLAKVS, from the coding sequence TTGAACCCTTTTTTAATCTTTTCAGGATATATTTCCAGTACAAATTCTTTTCCAAATCCATTGACCAAGGAAGAAGAAGAACATTATTTAGATTTATATGAGCAAGGAGATGAGGAAGCAAGAAATATTTTAATAGAGAGAAATTTAAGACTTGTAGCTCATATCGTAAAGAAGTATACAAATACTGGAAAGGATTTAGATGATCTCATATCTATTGGAACCATTGGACTCGCTAAGGTATCATAA
- a CDS encoding peptidoglycan D,D-transpeptidase FtsI family protein: MRSQRNDPIKNKILRLAMLSFFIFVILTFRLLWIQTAKSNEYRLAAIRQRAKEVKVYPSRGIIYDRNFIPLTNRNRVSTMFVIKDQVIDNEESMEFIMKYTYADKKSITDNNSWKILEFPLKRPLSNKNLPKGIFVAEKTLRYSEMNILSHVIGYIKRSDNSGESGIEKVFDDVLKNNEVGSIYFEVDNKKKRVIPGGGFVVVENEELRKPNSVQLTTDYHIQKIVEEAMDEKNINGAIVVAEVDTGDIVAIASRPNFDQDDVDAYLKKDNMEFYNKAIQVSYPPGSLFKIVVLLAALEEDPNIVNEYFYCNGFEKLNDLIIKCNKEDGHGYISAEDAFAKSCNSTFIQMGKRVGSKKIIDMAKKMGYGKKLNIGLLEEVEGNLPEGKELIGPSVGNISIGQGKIEVTPLQVTNMMMILANNGIEKDLSIVKGIVTEDGYMVKEFKKNEEKRIISEENSEIVNKFMAEVVLKGTAKKLDLEDIGGACGKTGSAQAILNGQNTIHGWFSGYYPRENPKYVITVFVEEGFSGSKSAVPIFGKIAREIWIKNR, from the coding sequence ATGAGGAGTCAGAGAAATGATCCAATTAAAAATAAAATATTGAGATTGGCAATGTTGTCATTTTTTATATTTGTAATCTTGACATTTAGGCTGTTGTGGATTCAAACTGCAAAATCTAATGAATATAGGTTAGCAGCTATAAGACAAAGAGCAAAGGAAGTGAAAGTATATCCTTCTAGAGGAATTATATATGATAGAAATTTTATTCCTTTGACTAACAGAAATAGAGTTTCAACCATGTTTGTTATAAAAGATCAAGTTATAGATAATGAAGAAAGCATGGAATTCATAATGAAATATACATATGCAGATAAAAAAAGCATTACTGACAATAATTCTTGGAAGATTTTAGAATTTCCACTTAAAAGACCCTTGAGCAATAAAAATTTACCTAAAGGAATTTTTGTTGCTGAAAAGACTTTAAGATATAGTGAAATGAATATATTATCCCATGTCATAGGTTATATAAAGCGAAGTGACAATAGCGGAGAAAGTGGTATTGAAAAAGTATTTGACGATGTACTTAAAAACAATGAGGTTGGCTCTATATATTTTGAAGTAGATAATAAGAAAAAAAGAGTCATACCTGGTGGTGGATTTGTAGTAGTAGAAAACGAAGAATTGAGAAAACCTAATAGCGTTCAATTAACTACTGATTATCATATACAAAAAATAGTAGAAGAAGCTATGGATGAGAAAAATATCAATGGGGCTATTGTAGTAGCTGAAGTAGATACTGGAGATATAGTGGCAATTGCAAGTAGACCTAATTTTGATCAAGATGATGTAGATGCCTATTTAAAAAAAGATAATATGGAATTTTATAATAAAGCTATTCAAGTTTCTTATCCTCCTGGGTCATTGTTTAAGATTGTGGTACTCCTCGCTGCTCTGGAGGAAGATCCCAACATAGTAAATGAATATTTTTATTGCAATGGCTTTGAGAAATTAAATGATTTAATTATAAAATGTAACAAAGAGGATGGACATGGCTACATTTCGGCAGAAGATGCTTTTGCTAAATCTTGTAATTCAACATTTATTCAAATGGGCAAGAGAGTGGGGAGTAAGAAAATAATTGATATGGCTAAAAAGATGGGCTATGGTAAAAAACTAAACATAGGGCTCCTTGAAGAAGTCGAAGGAAATTTGCCAGAAGGAAAAGAACTCATTGGTCCATCTGTGGGAAATATATCTATTGGACAGGGAAAAATTGAAGTTACGCCTCTTCAAGTGACAAATATGATGATGATACTTGCAAATAATGGAATTGAAAAAGACCTGTCAATAGTTAAGGGAATAGTCACTGAAGATGGATATATGGTGAAAGAATTTAAGAAAAATGAAGAAAAAAGAATCATATCTGAAGAAAATAGTGAAATAGTAAATAAATTTATGGCAGAAGTAGTGCTGAAGGGAACGGCTAAAAAACTAGATTTAGAAGATATAGGAGGTGCTTGTGGCAAAACTGGTTCAGCTCAAGCTATCTTAAATGGGCAAAATACAATTCATGGTTGGTTTTCTGGATATTATCCAAGAGAAAATCCTAAATATGTAATTACAGTTTTTGTGGAAGAAGGATTTTCTGGGTCTAAATCAGCTGTTCCTATATTTGGAAAGATTGCAAGGGAAATATGGATAAAAAATAGATAG
- the udk gene encoding uridine kinase produces MKKPIIIGITGGTGSGKSTVSKEIYKSIEDKNVVIIEQDSYYKDQSHLTFDERKKTNYDHPFAFDNDLLIEHLNMLMEGKAIEKPIYDFEIHNRKKETVTVCPKDIIILEGILILYDERIRNLLDIKIFVDTDSDVRVIRRITRDLQERGRNLNSVIDQYMSTVRPAHMQFIEPTKKYADIIIPEGGYNKVAIDIMVTKIKSIINE; encoded by the coding sequence TTGAAAAAACCTATAATTATAGGAATTACTGGAGGGACAGGCTCTGGAAAGAGTACTGTTTCAAAAGAAATCTATAAATCCATTGAAGATAAGAATGTGGTAATCATTGAGCAAGATTCTTATTACAAAGATCAAAGCCATTTAACTTTTGATGAGAGAAAAAAGACAAATTATGATCATCCATTTGCTTTTGACAATGACTTGCTTATAGAGCATTTGAATATGCTCATGGAAGGAAAAGCTATAGAAAAACCTATTTATGATTTTGAAATACATAATAGAAAAAAAGAGACTGTGACTGTATGTCCTAAAGATATTATTATTTTAGAAGGAATACTAATATTGTACGATGAAAGAATTAGAAATTTATTGGACATAAAAATATTTGTAGATACAGATTCAGATGTAAGAGTTATAAGGCGTATCACTAGGGATTTACAAGAAAGAGGACGAAATTTAAATTCGGTTATTGATCAGTACATGAGTACAGTGAGACCCGCACATATGCAATTTATAGAGCCAACTAAGAAATATGCAGATATTATAATTCCGGAAGGAGGATATAACAAAGTAGCTATAGATATAATGGTTACGAAAATAAAATCTATAATAAATGAATAA